The following are from one region of the Acipenser ruthenus chromosome 19, fAciRut3.2 maternal haplotype, whole genome shotgun sequence genome:
- the LOC117424063 gene encoding galanin receptor 2a-like encodes MNNTMNTSNSVNYTATSWKPESVIIPLVFSLIFLVGTIGNSLVLAVLFRSGQMNNNTTNLFILNLGVADLCFIIFCVPFQATIYTMDEWVFGPFVCKAVHFFIYLTMYASIFTLATVSLDRYLAIRYPLRSRELRTPKNALTSICFIWGLSIIFSGPYLTYYKQIDMNGTIACIPVWRVPRRKIMDICTFVFGYLIPVLILSLTYARTIRYLWTAVDPLEDMSESKRAKRKVTKMIIIVTVLFCLCWLPHHLVILCLWYGYFPLNQATYAFRILSHLVSYANSCLNPIVYALVSKHFRKGFKKVFSCILRKKVTNKVHVVQVAHTVSTVEAVSTEVSHINEPQPSSSSCTQSNGRQWGAGEQTSHHDKSPNTFITFNVT; translated from the exons ATGAACAACACCATGAATACCTCAAACAGCGTGAACTACACCGCAACGAGCTGGAAACCGGAGTCGGTGATAATCCCTTTGGTGTTCTCGCTCATATTTTTGGTCGGGACGATCGGCAACAGCCTGGTCCTGGCGGTGCTGTTCCGAAGCGGCCAGATGAATAATAACACCACCAACTTGTTCATCCTAAACCTCGGGGTTGCCGACCTCTGCTTCATCATTTTCTGTGTCCCGTTCCAAGCCACCATCTACACCATGGACGAGTGGGTGTTCGGTCCATTCGTCTGCAAGGCGGTCCACTTCTTCATTTATCTGACCATGTACGCCAGCATCTTCACTCTGGCAACGGTCTCTCTAGACAG GTACCTGGCGATCCGTTATCCCCTTCGCTCGAGGGAACTCCGTACTCCCAAAAATGCGCTGACCTCCATCTGCTTCATCTGGGGTCTGTCCATTATCTTCTCTGGCCCCTACCTTACCTACTACAAGCAGATCGACATGAACGGGACGATCGCCTGCATTCCGGTCTGGAGAGTCCCACGGCGCAAGATCATGGACATCTGCACATTCGTCTTTGGGTACCTGATCCCCGTCCTCATCCTCAGCCTGACGTACGCCCGGACCATCCGCTACCTGTGGACGGCCGTCGACCCCCTAGAAGACATGTCTGAGTCCAAGAGGGCCAAGCGCAAGGTCACCAAGATGATCATCATCGTGACCGTGCTCTTCTGCCTGTGCTGGCTGCCCCACCACCTGGTCATCCTCTGCCTTTGGTATGGCTACTTCCCTCTCAATCAGGCCACCTACGCCTTTCGCATCCTCTCCCACCTGGTCTCCTACGCCAACTCCTGCTTGAACCCCATCGTCTACGCGCTGGTGTCCAAGCACTTTCGCAAGGGCTTCAAGAAGGTTTTCAGCTGCATCTTGCGCAAGAAGGTCACTAATAAAGTTCATGTGGTCCAGGTGGCCCACACGGTCAGCACGGTAGAAGCTGTCTCCACAGAGGTGTCCCACATCAACGAGCCCCAGCCCAGCAGCTCCAGCTGCACCCAGAGCAATGGGAGGCAGTGGGGTGCAGGGGAACAAACCAGCCACCACGACAAATCCCCAAACACCTTCATCACCTTCAATGTGACGTAG